The Coffea arabica cultivar ET-39 chromosome 4e, Coffea Arabica ET-39 HiFi, whole genome shotgun sequence genome includes a window with the following:
- the LOC113738857 gene encoding kunitz trypsin inhibitor 5-like, producing MKISLLFLISFLPFCISTVSSFASAAEPDPVLDVAGNVLRTDLYYYILPANVRGRFRGGGLTLSSIGNDTCPVGVFQELSAQRNGIPLTFSPVKPRNGVVRISTDLNIQFAYPETCGESPVWRVDNYLDPSADSFVSIGGVVGNPGPATLGSWFKIQKFGYDYKLVYCPTVCSYCDVICKDVGILYQNGERRLFLIDYPLRVVFKQA from the coding sequence ATGAAGATATCTCTACTCTTCTTGATTTCATTCCTTCCATTTTGCATTTCCACAGTCTCCTCCTTCGCTTCAGCTGCTGAACCCGATCCAGTGCTCGATGTTGCTGGAAATGTGCTTCGAACTGACCTCTACTACTACATATTACCTGCCAATGTCCGCGGTAGGTTCAGAGGTGGAGGGCTTACATTATCGAGCATTGGCAATGACACTTGCCCAGTTGGCGTGTTTCAAGAATTGTCTGCGCAAAGAAATGGCATCCCCTTGACATTTTCGCCTGTGAAACCGAGAAATGGTGTTGTTCGTATCTCGACAGATTTAAACATCCAATTTGCTTATCCAGAAACCTGTGGCGAATCTCCAGTTTGGAGGGTTGATAATTATCTTGACCCATCGGCTGATAGTTTTGTATCCATCGGTGGAGTTGTTGGAAATCCTGGTCCTGCGACTTTAGGCAGCtggttcaaaattcaaaaatttggttATGACTACAAGCTTGTTTATTGTCCCACAGTCTGCAGCTATTGTGATGTTATTTGCAAAGATGTTGGCATATTGTACCAGAATGGGGAAAGACGTTTGTTTCTGATCGATTATCCACTCAGGGTCGTATTCAAGCAGGCATGA
- the LOC113741166 gene encoding kunitz trypsin inhibitor 5-like has product MMKASLLFILSFLVFSISTNSSFTSAAEAPEPVLDVAGKMLRTDRQYYILPAANVFGKFRGGGLTLSGIGKNTCPAAVFQEMSEQKNGIPLSFLPVNPKKGVVRVSTDLNIKFAYPQTCGQSPVWSIGNYVYPSGDSFVNIGGVVGNPGPKTLSSWFKIEKFGYQDYKLVYCPAVCSYCKVICKDVGIEYQNGKRRLHLTTDYPLRVVFKQA; this is encoded by the coding sequence ATGATGAAGGCATCACTACTCTTTATCCTTTCATTCCTTGTCTTTTCCATTTCCACAAACTCCTCCTTCACTTCAGCTGCCGAAGCACCCGAGCCAGTGCTCGATGTAGCTGGAAAGATGCTGCGAACTGACCGCCAATACTACATATTACCAGCAGCCAATGTCTTTGGCAAATTCAGAGGTGGAGGTCTTACACTATCCGGCATTGGCAAGAACACTTGCCCAGCGGCTGTGTTTCAAGAAATGTCTGAGCAAAAAAATGGCATCCCCTTGTCATTTTTGCCTGTGAACCCGAAAAAAGGTGTGGTTCGAGTCTCCACAGATTTAAACATCAAATTTGCTTATCCACAAACCTGTGGCCAATCTCCAGTTTGGAGCATTGGTAATTATGTTTATCCATCCGGTGACAGCTTTGTCAACATCGGTGGAGTTGTTGGAAATCCTGGTCCTAAGACTTTAAGCAGCTGGTTCaagattgaaaaatttggctatCAGGATTACAAGCTCGTTTATTGTCCCGCGGTATGCAGCTATTGTAAAGTTATTTGCAAAGATGTTGGCATAGAGTACCAGAATGGCAAAAGACGTTTGCATCTCACGACTGATTATCCACTCAGGGTCGTATTCAAGCAGGCATAA
- the LOC113740632 gene encoding cytochrome P450 81Q32-like, with protein MEIIYNQRQRRIQFNSPAQTIGVAAAAVMLTVGTDASSVTIKWALSLLLNHPKVLEKAQTELDAQVGTERLVDEHDLSNLPYLHNIISETLQLYPAAPMLVPHELSDDFHRDPNVWDDPTSFKPERFEGLQVQPSRLVPFGMGRKSCPGSDLAQRVVGLALGSLIQSFDWKRIGEEEIDLAEGTRVSMPKAKPLEKTYFRN; from the exons ATGGAGATAATCTACAATCAACGCCAGAGACGGATCCAGTTCAACTCTCCTGCACAAACAATAGgagtagcagcagcagca GTCATGCTTACGGTTGGAACAGACGCTTCATCGGTGACTATAAAATGGGCCTTGTCTCTTTTGCTCAACCATCCCAAGGTGCTAGAGAAAGCTCAAACTGAATTGGATGCTCAAGTAGGGACTGAAAGATTGGTCGATGAACATGATTTATCCAATCTTCCTTATCTTCATAACATTATTTCAGAAACACTTCAGTTGTACCCAGCAGCACCAATGCTAGTGCCACATGAGTTGTCCGATGACT TTCACAGGGACCCAAACGTTTGGGATGATCCAACAAGCTTCAAGCCAGAAAGATTCGAAGGCTTGCAGGTTCAGCCATCAAGGCTGGTTCCATTTGGGATGGGAAGGAAATCTTGCCCTGGTTCTGACCTAGCACAGCGGGTGGTGGGTTTGGCCTTGGGATCTCTAATTCagagttttgattggaaaagaattgGCGAGGAGGAGATTGATCTGGCTGAAGGGACAAGAGTGTCCATGCCAAAAGCCAAGCCACTAGAAAAAACGtattttagaaattaa
- the LOC113740634 gene encoding kunitz trypsin inhibitor 5-like — protein MKISLLFMISFLLFFISTISSFSSAAEPDTVLDIAGNVLQTDLYYYVLPANVRGRFRGGGLTLSSIGNDTCPVGVFQELSDQRNGIPLTFSPVKPRNGVVRISTDLNIQFAYPETCGESPVWRVDNYVDPSADSFVSIGGVVGNPGPATLGSWFKIQKFGYDYKLVYCPTVCSYCDVICKDVGILYQNGERRLFLIDYPLRVVFKQA, from the coding sequence ATGAAGATATCACTGCTCTTCATGATTTCATTCCttctatttttcatttccaCTATCTCCTCCTTCTCTTCAGCTGCTGAACCCGACACAGTGCTCGATATAGCTGGAAATGTGCTTCAAACTGACCTCTACTACTACGTATTGCCTGCCAATGTCCGCGGTAGGTTCAGAGGTGGAGGGCTCACATTATCGAGCATTGGCAATGACACTTGCCCGGTTGGCGTGTTTCAAGAATTGTCTGATCAAAGAAATGGCATCCCCTTGACATTTTCGCCTGTGAAACCGAGAAATGGTGTTGTTCGTATCTCGACAGATTTAAACATCCAATTTGCTTATCCAGAAACCTGTGGCGAATCTCCAGTTTGGAGGGTTGATAATTATGTTGATCCATCGGCTGATAGCTTTGTATCCATCGGTGGAGTTGTTGGAAATCCTGGTCCTGCGACTTTAGGCAGTtggttcaaaattcaaaaatttggctATGACTACAAGCTTGTTTATTGTCCCACAGTCTGCAGCTATTGTGATGTTATTTGCAAAGATGTTGGCATATTGTACCAGAATGGGGAAAGACGTTTGTTTCTGATCGATTATCCACTCAGGGTCGTATTCAAGCAAGCATGA
- the LOC113741168 gene encoding kunitz trypsin inhibitor 5-like: MMKASLLFILSFLVFSISTNSSFTSAAEAPEPVLDVAGKMLRTDRHYYILPVANVFGKFRGGGLTLSGIGKNTCPAAVFQEMSEQENGIPLAFLPVNPKKGVVRVSTDLNIKFAYPKTCGQSPVWSIDNYVYPSGDSFVNIGGVVGNPGPKTLSSWFKIEKFGYQDYKLVYCPAVCSYCRVICKDVGIEYQNGKRRLHLTTDYPLRVVFKKA, from the coding sequence ATGATGAAGGCATCACTACTCTTTATCCTTTCATTCCTTGTCTTTTCCATTTCCACAAACTCCTCCTTTACTTCAGCTGCTGAAGCACCCGAGCCAGTGCTCGATGTAGCTGGAAAGATGCTGCGGACTGACCGCCACTACTACATATTACCAGTAGCCAATGTCTTTGGCAAATTCAGAGGTGGAGGTCTTACACTATCCGGCATTGGCAAGAACACTTGCCCAGCGGCTGTGTTTCAAGAAATGTCTGAGCAAGAAAATGGCATCCCCTTGGCATTTTTGCCTGTGAACCCGAAAAAAGGTGTGGTTCGAGTCTCCACAGATTTAAACATCAAATTTGCTTATCCAAAAACCTGTGGCCAATCTCCAGTTTGGAGCATTGATAATTATGTTTATCCATCTGGTGACAGCTTTGTCAACATTGGTGGAGTTGTTGGAAATCCTGGTCCTAAGACTTTAAGCAGCTGGTTCaagattgaaaaatttggctatCAGGATTACAAGCTCGTTTATTGTCCCGCGGTATGCAGCTATTGTAGAGTTATTTGCAAAGATGTTGGCATAGAGTACCAGAATGGCAAAAGACGTTTGCATCTCACGACTGATTATCCACTCAGGGTCGTATTCAAGAAGGCATAA